Genomic window (Thiovulum sp. ES):
TGTAAGAAACAGATAATTTTTTTATGGAGGAGAGTTCCTCCATAGATTTTGTTTTAAATAAAAGAGTTCTTACTCTTCTACAATAGCAGTTTCTCGATTTCTCATGTCAGCACCAATGTCTTCTCTGTGTGAAGGAGAATCGCCGATAGCATCCCAAACGATACAACCCTCAGTAGGACAAGCAGTAGCACATGCAGGAACATCGTGATGTCCAACACATTCTACGCATTTCTCACCATGAACATAGTGAAATTCTTCACCTGTTGGGTTCTCATCCTCATCAACAATTGCTTCAGTTGGACATTCATCAATACAAGCACCACAGTTAATACATGTGTCATTAATATAAACAGCCATAAGACCACCTTTATTTAAACTATTTTCAAAATTCTAGCACAATCAAAGCTTATTTCAACTTATGGACAAGATTCCATAAATATGGAGAAAAGGAGAGAATATAGAGAGAAAAATATTTACTGTCAAGAAAACGAATTCTTTTTAAATACTCTCGAGCCTCTTTAGTTTTTTTCTCTTTTATAAGATAGATTGCTTTGTAGTAGAAGACTTTTGCATATGCAAAACGAACCTCATCGCTATTTTGGAGTTCTGTGAAGTTTTTTAAAATTCTGTCAAGAGTCATTTTCATCTCAAGCCACCAACGAGAAACTTTTTTAGAAGTTAAAGATGAAGATGTTTTTCTGTACTTTACAAGTGGAGCGGAAATAACACCAATCTCTTTTTTTGATGCAATTTCCATAAATAGATCATAATCTGGTGAAAACTCCATCTGCGGATTAAAAGATATGTTGAAATTGTTTCTCAATAAAACTGTTTGCATGTTTATTTCGTATCTTTTAAGAAGATGTTTAAAAATATTTCCGCTCTCTGCAAAAACAGAATATTTTGTTGTCTCAATACTGTTTTCATTAATAAAGAAAAAAGAGGAGTAGCACATCTGAAAATTTTGGTTTTTATCCATCAATTCAAGTTCTGTTTCCAATTTTTCAGGCAACCAAGCATCATCTGTATCTAAAAAAGCTAAATATTCACTTTTACAAAATAGCAAACCAAAATTTCTTGCTTCTCCAAGAGAAACATTTTTCTCTGTTTTGTAATATTTGATTTTTTCATCGTAATCTTCTAAAATCTCTTTACTTCCATCTGTTGAGCAATTGTCAATAAAAATAACTTCCCAATCTGAAACTGTTTGTGCATAAACTGAATCAATCGCTTCTTTTAAATATCTTTTACAGTTGTAGCAATTCATTAAAATTG
Coding sequences:
- a CDS encoding glycosyl transferase (PFAM: Glycosyl transferase family 2) — its product is MTSILMNCYNCKRYLKEAIDSVYAQTVSDWEVIFIDNCSTDGSKEILEDYDEKIKYYKTEKNVSLGEARNFGLLFCKSEYLAFLDTDDAWLPEKLETELELMDKNQNFQMCYSSFFFINENSIETTKYSVFAESGNIFKHLLKRYEINMQTVLLRNNFNISFNPQMEFSPDYDLFMEIASKKEIGVISAPLVKYRKTSSSLTSKKVSRWWLEMKMTLDRILKNFTELQNSDEVRFAYAKVFYYKAIYLIKEKKTKEAREYLKRIRFLDSKYFSLYILSFSPYLWNLVHKLK
- a CDS encoding 4Fe-4S protein, whose translation is MAVYINDTCINCGACIDECPTEAIVDEDENPTGEEFHYVHGEKCVECVGHHDVPACATACPTEGCIVWDAIGDSPSHREDIGADMRNRETAIVEE